In one Streptomyces sp. T12 genomic region, the following are encoded:
- a CDS encoding glycosyltransferase family 39 protein, whose translation MRRRLPLWPIPLLWTLALGLWGLSRQHSVWRDEAATWQVARRSVGDIWHMLGQVDAVHGLYYLLMHGLFECFGPGTTTLRLPSVLAMAVAAACVTVIGRRLAGAWAGLAGGLAFGLLPAVQFYLQEGRPYALVAAGAGISTLLLVTVLQGRARAVHWAAYGGTVAVCGLLNWLSLLILPAHLATLLWTRAPWRTWMRWAVASAVAVAAVLPLILFSRRQSDQVSWIPPLTWHMMIGPAVLLAIGGLGALLDRPRAGRLSVAAVGLPLLAVPQLGLLGLSLVRPLFLDRYVLFSMLGLALLIGTALGTAVRAAGPRFPRASAWLVPAVVVVAVVALLPQSLAKRSPASRVDDVMAVAADVRRLKQAGDAVLFIPAARRDTALVCPDDFAGLRDVALAESPVASGTLKGEEAGPARIRSAMLAQRRILLVTDVPAVARPVSAERDKMKAAVLKEHFKVVADIQVRGRRVTAYERLGTADNSA comes from the coding sequence CTGCGCCGCCGCCTGCCCCTCTGGCCGATACCCCTGCTGTGGACCCTCGCCCTCGGTCTGTGGGGGCTGTCCCGGCAGCACAGTGTGTGGCGGGACGAGGCGGCGACCTGGCAGGTGGCCCGGCGGTCCGTCGGCGACATCTGGCACATGCTGGGGCAGGTCGATGCCGTACACGGGCTCTACTACCTGCTGATGCACGGGCTCTTCGAGTGCTTCGGGCCCGGCACCACGACCCTGCGGCTGCCCTCCGTGCTGGCCATGGCGGTGGCGGCGGCCTGTGTGACGGTCATCGGCCGGCGGCTGGCCGGGGCCTGGGCGGGCCTGGCGGGAGGGCTGGCGTTCGGGCTGCTTCCGGCCGTGCAGTTCTATCTCCAGGAGGGCCGCCCGTACGCGCTGGTCGCGGCCGGGGCCGGGATCTCCACCCTGTTGCTGGTGACCGTCCTTCAGGGGCGTGCCCGAGCGGTGCACTGGGCTGCGTACGGGGGCACGGTGGCGGTGTGCGGGCTGCTGAACTGGCTGTCGCTGCTGATCCTGCCCGCACACCTGGCGACCCTGCTGTGGACGCGGGCCCCGTGGCGGACCTGGATGCGGTGGGCGGTGGCCTCGGCGGTCGCCGTGGCGGCTGTGCTGCCGTTGATCCTGTTCAGCCGGCGCCAGTCCGACCAGGTCTCCTGGATCCCGCCGCTGACCTGGCACATGATGATCGGCCCGGCGGTCCTGCTGGCGATCGGCGGTCTCGGTGCCCTGCTGGACCGGCCGCGAGCGGGCCGGCTGTCCGTGGCGGCCGTCGGGCTGCCGCTGCTGGCGGTGCCCCAGCTCGGCCTCCTCGGCCTCTCCCTGGTCCGGCCGCTGTTCCTGGACCGCTACGTCCTGTTCAGCATGCTGGGTCTGGCACTGCTGATCGGCACGGCGCTGGGCACGGCCGTACGGGCGGCCGGGCCGCGGTTTCCGAGAGCGTCGGCGTGGCTCGTCCCGGCGGTGGTCGTCGTGGCCGTCGTGGCGCTGTTGCCGCAGTCGTTGGCCAAGCGGTCTCCGGCCAGCCGGGTGGACGACGTGATGGCGGTGGCGGCGGACGTGCGGCGGCTGAAGCAGGCCGGGGACGCGGTGCTCTTCATACCGGCCGCCCGGCGCGACACCGCCCTGGTCTGCCCCGACGACTTCGCCGGACTGCGCGATGTCGCGCTGGCGGAAAGCCCTGTGGCGTCGGGGACGTTGAAGGGCGAGGAGGCCGGTCCGGCCCGGATACGCAGCGCGATGCTGGCACAGCGGCGCATACTGCTGGTCACTGACGTGCCCGCGGTGGCACGGCCGGTGTCGGCGGAGCGGGACAAGATGAAGGCCGCCGTGCTGAAGGAGCACTTCAAGGTGGTGGCGGACATACAGGTCCGCGGGCGGCGTGTGACGGCGTACGAACGGCTGGGAACGGCGGACAACAGCGCATAG
- the sodN gene encoding superoxide dismutase, Ni — protein MLSRLFAPKVKVSAHCDLPCGVYDPAQARIEAESVKAVQDKMAANDDPHFQARATVIKEQRAELAKHHVSVLWSDYFKPPHFEKYPELHQLVNDALKALSAAKASTDPATGQKALDYIAQIDKIFWETKKA, from the coding sequence ATGCTTTCCCGCCTGTTTGCCCCCAAGGTCAAGGTCAGCGCACACTGCGACCTGCCCTGCGGTGTGTACGACCCGGCCCAGGCCCGCATCGAGGCGGAGTCGGTGAAGGCCGTGCAGGACAAGATGGCCGCCAACGACGACCCGCACTTCCAGGCGCGTGCCACCGTCATCAAGGAGCAGCGCGCCGAGCTCGCCAAGCACCACGTCTCGGTGCTCTGGAGCGACTACTTCAAGCCCCCGCACTTCGAGAAGTACCCGGAGCTGCACCAGCTGGTCAACGACGCCCTGAAGGCCCTCTCGGCCGCCAAGGCCTCGACCGACCCGGCGACCGGCCAGAAGGCGCTGGACTACATCGCCCAGATCGACAAGATCTTCTGGGAGACCAAGAAGGCTTGA
- the sodX gene encoding nickel-type superoxide dismutase maturation protease, with amino-acid sequence MPELSQDAERGRAAQPFGWAEVTGPSMVPTLYHGDLLVVWHRGRIRPGDVVVLRHPFQQDLLVVKRAAERREGGWWVLGDNAYAGGDSTDYGVVPDELILGKVRFRYRPRKPDQRSPFALARWAVSAVRPVFADRSASKRLRAR; translated from the coding sequence ATGCCGGAGTTGTCGCAGGACGCCGAGCGCGGGCGGGCCGCTCAGCCCTTCGGGTGGGCCGAGGTGACGGGGCCGTCCATGGTGCCCACGCTCTACCACGGCGACCTGCTCGTGGTGTGGCACCGGGGCCGGATCAGGCCCGGGGACGTGGTGGTGCTGCGGCATCCGTTCCAGCAGGACCTGCTCGTCGTCAAGCGTGCCGCCGAGCGCCGTGAGGGCGGCTGGTGGGTGCTCGGGGACAACGCGTACGCAGGGGGGGACAGCACCGACTACGGGGTGGTGCCGGACGAGCTGATTCTGGGCAAGGTCCGCTTCCGGTACCGGCCGCGCAAGCCGGATCAGCGCTCGCCGTTCGCGCTGGCGCGCTGGGCGGTGTCGGCCGTGCGGCCCGTCTTCGCCGACCGGTCGGCCTCCAAGCGCTTGCGGGCCCGGTAG
- a CDS encoding CGNR zinc finger domain-containing protein — protein MELAYYSDYAVRLVNSEDPARGKDSLTSVEAVRDLFGVSQEAGRRATDADVTRFRSVRARLRAVFEAADKGDEALAVNLLNSLLLEFPVSPQISGHDFRDDDGRPLWHMHLADHPSNATAGYAAIAAMGLAFHLTEYGVDRLGLCEAAPCRNAYLDTSTNRSRRYCSDRCATRANVAAYRARKRLEADRSAKTGRTADTAQRASANGER, from the coding sequence GTGGAACTGGCCTATTACTCGGATTACGCCGTACGACTCGTCAACAGCGAGGACCCGGCCCGGGGCAAGGACTCGCTGACCTCGGTCGAGGCCGTCCGCGACCTGTTCGGCGTCAGCCAGGAGGCGGGCCGGCGGGCCACCGACGCCGACGTCACCCGCTTCCGCTCGGTCCGCGCACGGCTGAGGGCGGTCTTCGAGGCGGCGGACAAGGGCGACGAGGCGCTGGCGGTGAACCTGCTGAACTCGCTCCTCCTGGAGTTCCCGGTGAGCCCGCAGATCTCCGGCCACGACTTCCGGGACGACGACGGCCGCCCCCTGTGGCACATGCACCTGGCGGACCACCCGTCGAACGCGACCGCCGGCTACGCGGCCATCGCCGCGATGGGCCTGGCGTTCCACCTGACGGAGTACGGCGTGGACCGGCTGGGCCTGTGCGAGGCGGCCCCGTGCCGCAACGCCTACCTGGACACGTCCACCAACCGCTCCCGGCGCTACTGCTCGGACCGCTGCGCGACCCGCGCCAATGTGGCCGCCTACCGGGCCCGCAAGCGCTTGGAGGCCGACCGGTCGGCGAAGACGGGCCGCACGGCCGACACCGCCCAGCGCGCCAGCGCGAACGGCGAGCGCTGA
- a CDS encoding trans-aconitate 2-methyltransferase — MTDTDITTTTGADWAAWQESWDRQQEWYMPDREERFRIMLDMVEALVGPAPRVLDLACGTGTITARLLARFPDAVSTGVDLDPALLAIAEGTFADDERVSFVTADLKTPHWPARLPYDSYDAVLTATALHWLHREPLAALYGQVAELVRDGGVFLNADHMIDDSTPRINAAERALRHARMDQAKADGALDWSEWWQLAAKDPVLAGPTARRFEIYGEHADGDMPSTEWHARVLREKGFGEARPVWCSPSDTLLLALK, encoded by the coding sequence ATGACGGACACGGACATCACCACCACGACGGGAGCCGACTGGGCCGCCTGGCAGGAGAGCTGGGACCGGCAGCAGGAGTGGTACATGCCCGACCGCGAGGAACGCTTCCGGATCATGCTCGACATGGTCGAGGCCCTCGTCGGCCCCGCCCCCCGCGTGCTCGATCTCGCGTGCGGCACGGGAACTATCACGGCTCGGCTGCTCGCACGGTTCCCGGACGCCGTCAGCACCGGCGTAGACCTCGACCCCGCCCTCCTCGCCATCGCCGAGGGCACCTTCGCGGACGACGAGCGGGTCTCCTTCGTGACGGCCGACCTCAAGACGCCCCACTGGCCGGCGCGGCTGCCGTACGACTCGTACGACGCCGTCCTGACCGCCACGGCCCTGCACTGGCTGCACCGTGAACCCCTCGCGGCTCTCTACGGTCAGGTCGCGGAGCTCGTCCGCGACGGCGGTGTCTTCCTGAACGCGGACCACATGATCGACGACTCGACGCCCCGGATCAACGCGGCGGAGCGCGCCCTGCGCCACGCCCGCATGGATCAAGCCAAGGCGGACGGCGCCCTCGACTGGTCCGAGTGGTGGCAGCTGGCCGCCAAGGACCCGGTGCTGGCCGGGCCCACGGCCCGCCGCTTCGAGATCTACGGCGAGCACGCCGACGGCGACATGCCGTCCACCGAGTGGCACGCGCGCGTACTGCGCGAGAAGGGGTTCGGGGAGGCCCGGCCGGTGTGGTGCTCACCGTCGGACACCTTGCTGCTCGCCCTGAAGTAG
- a CDS encoding SigE family RNA polymerase sigma factor has translation MTGGAEASLHAFVEGRRTALFRSAYLLCGNRDEAEDLVQTTLVKVVLGARRHARLDNLDAYARKTLVNTFIAARRRFWRREQAYGEVPDVPGQPVDSDTGVMVRAALAQLGPKQRAVLVLRYWEDLSVADTAELLGMRESTVKSHTARGLAALRAAVREEHV, from the coding sequence ATGACGGGGGGCGCGGAAGCGTCACTGCATGCCTTCGTCGAGGGCAGACGGACGGCGTTGTTCCGCAGCGCCTATCTGCTGTGCGGCAACCGGGACGAGGCCGAGGACCTGGTCCAGACGACGCTGGTGAAGGTCGTCCTCGGTGCCCGCAGACACGCGCGGCTGGACAACCTCGACGCCTATGCGCGCAAGACGCTGGTCAACACCTTCATCGCCGCGCGCCGGCGCTTCTGGCGGCGCGAGCAGGCGTACGGCGAGGTGCCGGACGTGCCGGGGCAGCCGGTGGACAGCGACACCGGGGTCATGGTGCGGGCCGCGCTCGCGCAGCTCGGGCCCAAGCAGCGGGCGGTGCTGGTGCTGCGCTACTGGGAGGACCTCAGCGTCGCCGACACCGCCGAGCTGCTCGGCATGCGGGAGAGCACGGTCAAGAGCCACACGGCGAGGGGGCTCGCGGCGCTGCGGGCCGCAGTGCGGGAGGAGCACGTATGA
- a CDS encoding amino acid ABC transporter ATP-binding protein, with translation MTAMVKSEGVHKSFGAVQVLKGIDLEVQTGEVFCLIGPSGSGKSTFLRCINHLEKINAGRLYVDGELVGYRQKGDKLYELKDSEVALQRRDIGMVFQRFNLFPHMTAVENVMEAPMQVKGVSKAQARERARELLDRVGLADKAGNYPSQLSGGQQQRVAIARALAMDPKLMLFDEPTSALDPELVGDVLDVMRDLAESGMTMVVVTHEMGFAREVGDSLVFMDGGVVVESGDPREVLTNPQHERTQAFLSKVL, from the coding sequence ATGACCGCCATGGTGAAGTCCGAGGGCGTCCACAAGTCCTTCGGCGCGGTACAGGTCCTCAAGGGCATCGACCTGGAGGTGCAGACCGGCGAGGTGTTCTGCCTCATCGGCCCCTCCGGCTCCGGCAAGTCGACCTTCCTGCGGTGCATCAACCACCTGGAGAAGATCAACGCCGGTCGGCTGTACGTCGACGGTGAGCTGGTCGGCTACCGCCAGAAGGGCGACAAGCTGTACGAGCTCAAGGACAGCGAGGTCGCGCTGCAGCGCCGGGACATCGGCATGGTGTTCCAGCGGTTCAACCTGTTCCCGCACATGACGGCCGTAGAGAACGTCATGGAGGCGCCGATGCAGGTGAAGGGCGTGAGCAAGGCCCAGGCCAGGGAGCGCGCGCGGGAGCTGCTCGACCGCGTCGGCCTCGCCGACAAGGCCGGCAACTACCCCTCCCAGCTCTCCGGCGGCCAGCAGCAGCGCGTGGCGATCGCCCGCGCGCTGGCGATGGACCCGAAGCTGATGCTCTTCGACGAGCCGACCTCGGCCCTCGACCCGGAGCTGGTCGGCGACGTCCTCGACGTCATGCGCGACCTCGCCGAGTCCGGCATGACGATGGTCGTCGTCACCCACGAGATGGGCTTCGCCCGCGAGGTGGGCGACAGCCTGGTCTTCATGGACGGCGGCGTGGTCGTCGAGTCCGGCGATCCCCGCGAGGTCCTGACGAACCCGCAGCACGAGCGGACGCAGGCGTTCCTGTCCAAGGTGCTCTGA
- a CDS encoding amino acid ABC transporter permease translates to MTDKFDKEPADANPSAAVSKEGGDLLPEAIKAIPVRHYGRWVSGVIVLALVALLVNAFATAEKIQWSAVGKYVFDPTVLAGAGRTLLISVLAMVMGVVLGVILAVMRLSKNPVTSWVAWVYIWFFRGTPVYVQLLLWFNLALIFPVLNLGPIYKDEMVDVMTPFMAALLGLGLNEAAYMAEICRAGLLAVDEGQTEASHALGMSHAKTLRRIVIPQAMRVIVPPTGNEFINMLKTSSLVYAVTYNELLRATSTIGSTSYAVMEMLFVACIWYLVMTSVFSVFQYYLERHYARGSTRSLPTTPWQKIKANMLGLGRERGASA, encoded by the coding sequence GTGACTGACAAGTTCGACAAGGAGCCGGCCGACGCGAACCCGTCGGCTGCCGTCTCCAAGGAGGGCGGGGACCTCCTGCCCGAGGCGATCAAGGCCATTCCGGTCCGGCACTACGGCCGCTGGGTCAGCGGTGTCATCGTGCTGGCCCTGGTGGCCCTGCTGGTCAACGCCTTCGCCACCGCCGAGAAGATCCAGTGGAGCGCGGTCGGCAAGTACGTCTTCGACCCCACGGTCCTCGCGGGCGCCGGCCGCACTCTGCTGATCAGCGTTCTCGCGATGGTCATGGGCGTGGTCCTGGGCGTGATCCTGGCCGTGATGCGCCTGTCCAAGAACCCGGTGACCAGCTGGGTCGCCTGGGTCTACATCTGGTTCTTCCGCGGTACGCCGGTCTATGTCCAGCTGCTGCTGTGGTTCAACCTGGCGCTGATCTTCCCCGTGCTGAATCTCGGTCCGATCTACAAGGACGAGATGGTCGACGTCATGACCCCGTTCATGGCCGCCCTGCTGGGCCTGGGCCTGAACGAGGCGGCGTACATGGCGGAGATCTGCCGCGCCGGTCTGCTGGCCGTCGACGAGGGCCAGACCGAGGCCTCGCACGCGCTCGGCATGAGCCACGCGAAGACGCTGCGCCGCATCGTGATCCCGCAGGCCATGCGGGTGATCGTGCCGCCGACCGGCAACGAGTTCATCAACATGCTGAAGACCTCGTCGCTGGTGTACGCGGTGACGTACAACGAACTGCTGCGCGCCACCTCGACGATCGGCTCCACGTCGTACGCCGTGATGGAGATGCTCTTCGTGGCGTGCATCTGGTACCTGGTCATGACCAGTGTGTTCAGCGTCTTCCAGTACTACCTGGAGCGGCACTACGCCCGTGGCTCGACCCGGAGCCTGCCGACGACGCCGTGGCAGAAGATCAAGGCGAACATGCTCGGCCTGGGCCGCGAAAGGGGTGCTTCGGCATGA
- a CDS encoding ABC transporter substrate-binding protein produces MTASSTRRTSAARSRAAAVGAIAVAGALILTGCGDQTEKDNGGTQTNSAPLFDKLPKKIQDAGVIKAGTNAEYAPMEYQEGGKIVGVDPDIAAALGKKLGVEFQFTSGSFDGLITALNSGRYDVAMSSITDNKQRQEGLDDKGDKLGPGVDFVDYFLAGTAVYVQKGNPKKINSIEDLCGQTAAVQRGTTYEKALQTQSKACTDDGKKKINIESFENDTEAQTRVKSGGAVAGVNDYPVAVDMARKADGGNAFEVVGEQVDAGPFGIAVNKDNKELSAALEEAVNAIIEDGTYKKILEKWGAESGAIDKAAINGGK; encoded by the coding sequence ATGACCGCAAGCTCCACCCGCCGTACGTCCGCCGCGCGCTCCAGGGCAGCCGCGGTAGGTGCGATCGCGGTCGCAGGCGCCCTGATTCTCACTGGCTGCGGTGACCAGACGGAGAAGGACAACGGCGGCACGCAGACCAACTCCGCCCCGCTGTTCGACAAGCTGCCCAAGAAGATCCAGGACGCGGGCGTCATCAAGGCCGGCACGAACGCCGAGTACGCCCCGATGGAGTACCAGGAGGGCGGCAAGATCGTCGGTGTCGACCCCGACATCGCCGCCGCGCTGGGCAAGAAGCTGGGCGTGGAATTCCAGTTCACCTCCGGCTCCTTCGACGGCCTGATCACCGCCCTGAACTCCGGCCGCTACGACGTCGCCATGTCCTCCATCACGGACAACAAGCAGCGCCAGGAGGGCCTGGACGACAAGGGCGACAAGCTCGGCCCGGGTGTCGACTTCGTCGACTACTTCCTCGCCGGCACCGCCGTGTACGTCCAGAAGGGCAACCCGAAGAAGATCAACTCGATCGAGGACCTCTGCGGACAGACGGCCGCCGTGCAGCGCGGTACGACGTACGAGAAGGCCCTGCAGACCCAGTCCAAGGCCTGCACGGACGACGGCAAGAAGAAGATCAACATCGAGTCGTTCGAGAACGACACCGAGGCCCAGACCCGTGTGAAGTCGGGCGGCGCGGTCGCCGGCGTCAACGACTACCCGGTGGCCGTCGACATGGCCCGCAAGGCCGACGGCGGCAACGCCTTCGAGGTCGTCGGCGAGCAGGTCGACGCCGGTCCGTTCGGCATCGCGGTGAACAAGGACAACAAGGAGCTGTCCGCGGCTCTCGAAGAGGCCGTCAACGCGATCATCGAGGACGGCACGTACAAGAAGATCCTCGAGAAGTGGGGCGCCGAGTCCGGCGCGATCGACAAGGCCGCGATCAACGGCGGCAAGTGA
- a CDS encoding NADP-dependent malic enzyme, whose translation MAAEIVNPRSESNTDQDGGVEPLDSFDPAFALHRGGKMAVQATVPVRDKDDLSLAYTPGVAKVCSAIAEQPELVHDYTWKSSVVAVVTDGTAVLGLGDIGPEASLPVMEGKAILFKQFGGVDAVPIALDCTGVDEIVETVVRLAPSFGGVNLEDISAPRCFEIERKLQERLDIPVFHDDQHGTAVVTLAALRNAARLTGKGLGDLRAVISGAGAAGVAIAKMLVEAGIGDVAVADRKGIVSADRDDLTSVKRELAGFTNKAGITGSLEAALEGADVFIGVSGGTVPEEAVASMAEGAFVFAMANPNPEVHPDVAHKYAAVVATGRSDFPNQINNVLAFPGIFAGALQVRASRITEGMKIAAAEALAAVVGDDLAADYVIPSPFDERVAPAVTAAVAAAARAEGVARR comes from the coding sequence GTGGCAGCGGAGATCGTGAATCCTCGCAGCGAGAGCAATACCGATCAGGACGGCGGGGTCGAACCCCTCGATTCCTTCGATCCGGCGTTCGCGCTGCACCGTGGCGGCAAGATGGCCGTGCAGGCCACCGTGCCGGTCCGCGACAAGGACGACCTGTCCCTGGCTTACACGCCCGGCGTCGCGAAGGTGTGCAGCGCGATCGCCGAGCAGCCGGAACTCGTGCACGACTACACGTGGAAGTCGTCCGTCGTCGCCGTCGTGACCGACGGGACGGCCGTTCTCGGGCTCGGGGACATCGGGCCCGAGGCCTCCCTTCCGGTGATGGAGGGGAAGGCGATTCTGTTCAAGCAGTTCGGTGGCGTGGACGCGGTGCCGATCGCGCTCGACTGCACGGGTGTCGACGAGATCGTCGAAACCGTGGTCCGGCTCGCGCCGTCCTTCGGTGGTGTGAACCTGGAGGACATCTCGGCGCCTCGGTGCTTCGAGATCGAGCGCAAGCTGCAGGAGCGGCTGGACATCCCGGTCTTCCATGACGACCAGCACGGTACGGCCGTCGTGACGCTGGCCGCGCTGCGGAACGCCGCGCGGCTGACCGGGAAGGGGCTCGGGGATCTGCGGGCCGTCATCTCGGGGGCGGGGGCGGCTGGTGTCGCCATCGCGAAGATGCTGGTCGAGGCCGGGATCGGGGACGTCGCGGTGGCCGACCGCAAGGGCATCGTGTCGGCCGACCGGGATGACCTGACGTCGGTCAAGCGGGAGCTGGCCGGGTTCACGAACAAGGCGGGCATCACCGGGTCGCTGGAGGCGGCTCTGGAGGGCGCCGACGTCTTCATCGGCGTCTCCGGCGGTACGGTGCCGGAGGAAGCGGTCGCTTCCATGGCCGAGGGCGCGTTCGTGTTCGCCATGGCCAACCCGAACCCCGAGGTGCACCCCGACGTCGCGCACAAGTACGCGGCGGTCGTCGCCACCGGGCGGTCGGACTTCCCGAACCAGATCAACAACGTGCTGGCGTTTCCGGGGATCTTCGCGGGCGCGCTTCAGGTGCGGGCGTCCCGGATCACCGAGGGCATGAAGATCGCGGCGGCCGAGGCGCTGGCCGCTGTGGTGGGCGATGACCTCGCCGCGGACTACGTCATTCCGTCGCCGTTCGACGAGCGGGTGGCGCCGGCGGTTACTGCTGCTGTGGCTGCTGCGGCTCGGGCGGAGGGGGTTGCGCGGCGGTGA
- a CDS encoding zinc-binding dehydrogenase, with product MFAVYAARTDRDEPLSGLELGERPAPEARPGWSTVDVKAASLNHHDLWSLRGVGLAEDKLPMILGCDAAGVDEDGNEVVLHSVIGQSGHGVGPKEPRSILTERYQGTFAEQVAVPTWNILPKPKELSFEEAACLPTAWLTAYRMLFTNAGVRPGDSVLVQGAGGGVATAAIVLGKAAGLRVFATSRDEAKRKRALELGAVEAVESGARLPQRVDAVIETVGAATWSHSVKSLKPGGTLVISGATSGDRPSHAELTRIFFLELKIVGSTMGTKDELEDLLAFCAATGVRPVIDEVLPMDRAREGFERMQSGEQFGKIVLTN from the coding sequence ATGTTCGCTGTCTATGCCGCCCGAACCGACCGCGACGAGCCGCTCTCCGGACTGGAGTTGGGGGAGCGTCCGGCCCCCGAGGCCCGTCCCGGCTGGAGCACCGTCGACGTCAAGGCCGCCTCCCTCAACCATCACGACCTCTGGTCACTGCGGGGCGTCGGCCTCGCGGAGGACAAGTTGCCGATGATCCTCGGCTGTGACGCTGCCGGGGTCGATGAGGACGGCAACGAGGTCGTCCTGCACTCCGTGATCGGACAGAGCGGGCACGGGGTGGGGCCCAAGGAGCCTCGTTCCATCCTCACCGAGCGGTATCAGGGCACGTTCGCGGAGCAGGTCGCCGTGCCGACCTGGAACATCCTGCCCAAGCCCAAGGAGCTCTCCTTCGAAGAGGCGGCCTGTCTGCCGACCGCCTGGCTGACCGCGTATCGGATGCTGTTCACCAACGCGGGGGTGCGGCCCGGGGACTCCGTGCTCGTGCAGGGGGCCGGGGGCGGGGTCGCCACCGCTGCCATCGTGCTCGGGAAGGCCGCGGGGCTGCGTGTCTTCGCCACCAGTCGGGACGAGGCCAAGCGCAAGCGTGCCCTGGAGCTGGGGGCCGTGGAGGCCGTGGAGTCGGGGGCTCGGCTGCCGCAGCGGGTCGATGCCGTGATCGAGACGGTGGGGGCCGCCACCTGGTCGCACTCCGTGAAGTCGCTGAAGCCGGGCGGCACGCTGGTCATTTCCGGTGCCACCAGTGGTGACCGGCCCTCGCACGCCGAGCTCACGCGGATCTTCTTCCTGGAGCTGAAGATCGTCGGGTCCACGATGGGGACCAAGGACGAGCTCGAGGATCTCCTGGCCTTCTGTGCTGCCACAGGTGTGCGGCCCGTGATCGATGAGGTGCTTCCCATGGACCGGGCTCGTGAGGGCTTTGAGCGGATGCAGTCGGGGGAGCAGTTCGGGAAGATCGTGCTCACCAACTGA
- a CDS encoding helix-turn-helix domain-containing protein has translation MTEATDLAERAGDRDPRVGLRAVAALRRLLEQLEAVQVRSARNQGWSWQEIAAELGVSRQAVHKKYGRR, from the coding sequence ATGACGGAAGCGACAGATCTCGCCGAGCGTGCCGGTGACCGTGATCCGCGGGTCGGCCTGCGGGCCGTCGCCGCCCTGCGCCGGTTGCTGGAGCAGTTGGAAGCCGTACAGGTGCGCAGTGCGCGCAATCAGGGGTGGTCGTGGCAGGAGATCGCCGCGGAACTCGGGGTCAGCAGGCAGGCCGTGCACAAGAAGTACGGGAGGCGTTGA
- a CDS encoding Clp protease N-terminal domain-containing protein codes for MFERFTKDARAVVTGAVEQAERGGAQTVDAAHLLLALLDREGSRASFALAALGGGQWLDSVRRALGEARRRGGLSQAEADALAGLGIDVGEIVARVEEVHGVGAMAGDRKDKGWWSGRRSFSREAKDVLERSLRIAVARRDRHIGDEHILLALTSRPGVPGEVLADHGVTYESVDRVLYGGGEAEAG; via the coding sequence ATGTTCGAGCGGTTCACGAAGGATGCCCGTGCCGTGGTGACGGGTGCGGTCGAGCAGGCCGAGAGGGGCGGGGCGCAGACCGTCGATGCCGCGCACTTGCTGCTCGCCCTGCTCGACCGGGAGGGGAGCCGGGCCTCGTTTGCACTCGCCGCACTCGGGGGCGGGCAGTGGCTGGACTCCGTGCGGCGGGCCTTGGGGGAGGCTCGGCGGCGGGGCGGGCTGTCGCAGGCCGAGGCCGATGCGCTGGCCGGGTTGGGGATCGATGTGGGGGAGATCGTCGCCCGGGTGGAGGAAGTGCACGGGGTGGGGGCGATGGCCGGGGACCGGAAGGACAAGGGGTGGTGGTCGGGGCGCCGTTCGTTCAGCCGGGAGGCCAAGGACGTGCTGGAGCGGTCGTTGCGTATTGCCGTCGCCCGTCGGGATCGGCACATCGGTGATGAGCACATCCTGTTGGCGCTGACCAGCCGTCCTGGCGTGCCCGGCGAGGTTCTCGCCGATCACGGGGTGACCTACGAGTCCGTGGACCGGGTGCTGTACGGCGGGGGAGAGGCCGAGGCCGGCTGA